CTTCTGCTGGCTTCTTTGAACCAGAAACTGGGGCCTGATGAAAAAGTGCCAAAGCTGAATCTTTTTCAACATTAAAAATCCACATGGACAGAAATAGAGTATAAGGTATCGTAAAGACCTGAGAAATTATTTGACAATCTGCTTACCTCCAGAAACAAGGCGCCTGTAGCTTTAATCTGTTGACCAATCAATTTTGAAGTTTCACCATCAACAGTTGAAACATCCACATACCTGAAGATGTGCATCAATTAAAACTAATGAACTGATTATCAGCATAGAGATAAAAAACATACGTTTGCCGAAATTAAAGGTTAATGCTTAATGTATGCATGCACCAATCCATAGATGCAGCTAGCAAGCACCCAAACTTTGAGATAATAAAAAATGTCAGAAAAGAGTTCTACAAAAGCACTGCCGCCAGAAATTAGTACCCTTTTCCTGAACTCATGCCGCTAACAGCACCATGTTTCCCACAAGCAACATCGACCTAGTAGAAAGCATATGCAAGCTGTCATAACTGCTATAGAAGATTAAGTAAGATAAACTTGAGTGATAACATACGCACTGCACTTTCAGGATCAGAAAGCATGGCAAATGTGACATCACAGGATGCAGCTACTTCCTCAGGAGTTGATTTATATCTGGAAAACCATTAAACAATTGCTGACACATTCCAGTATTCTAATAACTGAATCTCAACGACCAAAAAATGAAAAAAACCTCGACCCTGAAATGAGTATGTCAAGCACTTACTTTGCACCTAAGCTGATGAGAGGATCGCATTTGCTCTTGGTCCTGTTCCAAACAGTCACATCACACCTGCAATGCCGAATAGATTATTAAAATTGACCCCGTTCTTGGGACTAAGGATTGATTTCAAAGCGTCAAGTGATGCTGGTCAAATCCATAAGATTAAGTACATTCGATCACAATAACTTCAAGGAAAGTAGTACTAGTATCCAAACATAGTTTTGATCAGGAAAGGGAATGTTTTATTTGACAAATGCATACCCAGATTTTATAAGATTCTGTGCCATTGGAGAACCCATTATTCCAATACCAAGAAAACCCACGTTTGCTGGCAATTTATCTGTTGAATTTTGTACACAAGACCTAACTTAGATAGAGGGAAGCTAAAACGTATCCCGTAACATAAGCCTGACAAGTACAAAGCTTTCTCCAGACACTCGTGATGAATAATTTAgtcaagaaaagaaaaataaaaatcaataaatattagaacaaataaaagaaaaatacctaGAGATGAAGCATCAGAAGCTTGTGAAGAGAAAGCCTTCAAAGAAACATAAAAATGAGGTTTTGCAGGAAAAGAGTAAATGGGTCTCCCGCTAAAGCGGATAGGAAGCCGAGGGCAGAAGCTTGAGCACATTGCTGCCATTGCGGTTGAAGAAACCTGCTGACAGTAACTGGTCTTAACAAATATGGACATGGATGATAACCAAGTTTGGTTCTTCAGAGTTAACGGCTTTGCTAAAGCACGCATTTTTATGCTAGGCAACTTGTTTGGATAAGCAAATAGAAAGATTCTGAGGTTTTGGATACGAGGTTGGTCTTGTCCAAGATAGGGTTGAGTCCGGTGTGGGTAAGTTGGTAAAAAAACTCACATAGTGTCTTTaagtaaaaaaattaattatatatagttaattttatttctattaactGCAACGGTATGAAGTGATGTGGTTGTTAAAAAAAGAATAAATTTTCAATATAACCAAGTTCAAATCAAATTCAAGTAACTTAACAAACATCATAGCACACTCagtaaatttttaaaataaaaacaaacaaacacccaattcaaaataaagaaaaaaaattcataattaatcaataaggAACTAGTACAACAATAAAACAACTCTCCAAGTCTAGATcactccaattttttttttctaagatcatctacaaacaaataaaaaaaagattaaaaaaaaatctttactTCAAAcgtacaaacaaaaaaaaatgttaaaaattatgaTACATTTCTAATCAATAAATGTTGTAATTTATGAAACCTTTGTGTGATTAATGTATTAATCCTGAAGcaataaaatgtattttattaagttttttatgTTATTAATAATATCGAATTATAGATAAATTCTTAGTAATACATATGTAGTGTGGTGCAAATATTGTGGTTTTTGAAAAGTCATTCCACTTATCCTAAcctattttcctttcttttcaattttttttaattcaacaAATCtcttcaaaaataataataattaatgtaTAGAATTTCTAATTTAACTAAATCAACTAGTTCAAAAGAAAGGCTTCGaattatattttcataaaaattaacagaGACTTATCTTTATGTGTAGTCACAAATCAAAATTAAATCATGCTCAAGAGAGTGTAACTAATAGCagatgaaaaaaaaatacttttgtaTGTATATTATAGAAAGAATAATGATAGGTGAACACAAAATATGCATTAAAATATTAGACAGCAAAAAAATTGACTAATGTTTTAGTAGGTATTTTGTGCACACATATCATTATAGTCATGATAGAAATCAAGTTACAGAAATGAGTAAATTGAAGAGTTATTACATGAATTTTACTTCCTGCCCTACCTTAGTTATTACCTTAGAACATGCAGCAAATGAATtccttatataaaaaaataaaaacaataaaaaaatttctttagtttattttccTCCTATTTAGTTGGTAATTTGTTTTACTTCTTGGAAGGTATGTACAGTTGTAAATCACTCTTGGTCACTTATTAGGATCATATTTCCCAGCCGTAGATCATACGAGGTTGGTCATATTCAATAGGAACTTCGAGGATTACCACATGCGTTTCCAGAGATATTGCAGCAGCCATAAGCAGAAGTGCCACCACAACTACAGTACACGCCATAATAAGCACCACCAAGACCAACACAGTCGTGCATCATAGGTGGATATGGTAGATATGTTCCATATCCAATTCCAAATAAGTATCCTCCATAGCCACTTATACCAGCATAATTTCTAAAGTTACTGTAAGCGTCATAAGTATAGACTTGTTGTGGCATTTCACTGCTGTACTGATACTGACCACCAGCAAAATCATTGTTGCTGTACTTATTGCCACCCATTTTGGGTTCAACTCTTTTTACCTCCACCTATGAAAAAAGTAAACTgtaattcaattttttcttcatagcAGTTACcttcttataaataatattaggGATTATACTATTTTCTTCTCTGCTAAGTACCAGCTAATTTTTCTCTCCTTTAATACATaccaaaatattaataaatttgacaACAAGATAATACAAAAAACATACCCTTCACATAATATTTATTGATTAGTTTTCAATGTTGTcaaaatatctatattttaataatgtaaaatatttaagaaaaacaaattttaatcataattttctaaaaaaataaaatataaatttgagaataaaaaatattcaaatcgttttaattaatattaaaccTAAATTTAAGACACaataatttttattgattttttcttaataaaataataataatttttttagtttattaaaattatttaaatattttttattattaaatatacaTTTTAATCTTTATCAAATTAGaattaaaatttgttttaaaatatGCTGAAAATAAATTTGTTTGAAAGGGTATGTTTTCGCATTGATTTGTCAAATACACGATAATATTTTGATGTTTATTAAAAGGAAATTTGTGGCAATAATACTTATGTAGTTGCGGTAATAATATCTACTGTTACTTACTGGAGTTGCGTTCCTTGTCATGTAGGTCCAGCCCTGCGTGTGGTTTTGGCTCTGGGAAAGGGAGTGCATCTAGGTTCTAGGGGGTCGGAGGAGCTTGGCGGGTTGAACGGTCGAGGAGAGATGGGAATCGGGGGTCGGGGGAGTTGAGGTTGAAGTTGAGAACTTTAGGGTATGATTGGTtggcgattagaaaactgtacttttgaaaagtgggattctgaaatgaaaatctgaatttcgtgactaaaaacatgtttctgaaaatgtgattggttcaatgttagtaaactgttttttagttttaaaaaactgaatctgtaatttgtattaaatttgaaaatataacagaaactgaatatgtgagattttagaaaataatttcacaaaaccGAGAAAATTCTCGTTTTCAATTTTCCTTAACAAATTTTGGATACAGATTTAAatttgattttcaaaaataaactATCAATCACTAATTATAATGGGTCCAACTAATTTTAAgtatttaaaaacataaaattggaTCCCAATAGGATACCAATCAGACCCTTATTTTttacgttttttttttaaaaaaaaataatttttatagttttttttcaattaatttatttttcatatatttaacTATTTCTAGCCAATCAGAAATTAATACATAAACCTCAAAGTCATACTTTAACGAGACATAATGCAGGGATTAACTAGTGCACAAATGAGTTACAAAATTTTTACATAAAAAAGTACAACAAATACAAGTACATAGATATTATTGCTTATTGCTGCAAatgtacttttattaaataagagTAGCTTAAATTAGTATTAAAACAtcccttttttttaaaaaaacaaatattaAAACAAACAATAAGTAATAAAGTATATATCTCATAACATTATTATAccttttttcctccaatttcttGCATTTTACCCTTCGATAAGATTTGTTGAACAGCATCTTCATTCTCAAAGGTAACGAACCCAAAACATCTAGATCGCCCACTCTTATGATCGGGTATGATCCGACTGTCAACGACACCATACTCAGAAAAATAGCCCCCCAATTCATCTGCAGTATGTTACTATGGTGAAAAAGAAGGAGAAGCTACTAATCACAAAGCATAAACACAAAGAAGCTAAGGATCAACAACACAGCACCACTGGTTAAAAGCTGCGGTAATCCACCAACAAAAATCTGGTTGTTGCCAGCCGGTAATGCCCTTTTGACATCCACCTGATGATATAGAAGTACTTTCGTTACCAACAGAGTGGAAAGAGATAACTAAAGCTGGTGACCAGGATCAACAAGTGAATGAAAATTCCAGAATAGACATTGTTTATTACCTTTCTATCATTGATGACATGGTCTTCTTGTTCAAGAACCTTGTCAGCATCAGCTGGATTAGCAAATGTCACAAACCCAAAACCCCTAGGCTTCCTAGAGTGCTTGTTGGGTATTATGACAGCGTCTGTTATAATTCCAAACCGGCGAAAGTATTCAGTAAACTGGGCTGAAAAACAAATCACCATCAAATCGATAGGAATGAAATCGAAATAATGTTCTTCAATATTTTGGTCACAGAATCTATATTTAAAAGCAACTAAATCTTTTATAGGGTTGGACAGAGTGGAGTTTGAATTTTtcagtttttctttctttcttttctaacAACAATGTTGAAAATTTTCGCACATCTCATTCAAATGGTAACCTCAAATAATTCAAGATATACAAACATGTCCTAAGGAAAAAACTGGGCATTACTTCCAATATAATCACGAACAAGGAATAAATACATAAATCTAAACCAATTACCTTCGCTTGTTCTCAAAGAAACGCCTCCAACGAAAAGTTTTCTGCAACATAACCAAAAAAATAAACCAATACTATTAATTAACAAACAAAAAAAGGGAACCTTGTTCTGCACTTAAAAGCTGGCACCCTTTTATTTTGAAAGCTAGATCTTCAACAATAAAAATTCATAAAACCCTTACTGACTGACCCTGAAGCCGAAAAATTGGAGCCAGTTGAAAGCTCCACAGTGCGTGCACCATCTTCGCACTGATCAAGTTCAGAACCCATTGAAGACATCGGAGCTTTTCAACTCAGCTTTTTCAAATCACAAAGAGGTTAGTTGCTTCTCTTTGAAGAGATATTAAAGCTTTAATAACATGGCTCACCGAGGCTGAAATTTCCCACGGGCTTCTTCTACCATCCCCTGGCCAAGCATTGGGGTTGAGAGCGAGTGACAAAGAAATTTACATCCAAATCTTATGGATATTTTTTGTAtaattgtattttgaaaaaataactaaataaattcaTGCATATGTGGAAATATGAAGATTTCTTCCACGTTTTTCCCCGCGTATGGCATATGAAACAATCCAAAGATTTTCCTAAATTATAATGTTGATTAAATTCCTCACCTAATCACAACGTTTTCTTACACTGAAAACAAAAAACTACTTTCCTCCTACTTTACTATGAAGTTCCGAATCCCAACCTAGAAAATTCCTTCTTATAGTGAAaccatgataataataataataataaattgctTCTCAAATAAATTTATGTAAGCTATTTCTTTCCTCAAATACAAAGTTGTAAATCAATAATATCTtcattcttcaaaaaaaaaaaatctatcataTCTTTATGTCTAAGCTAAAATATTGTAATTGACAAAACATGTTAATTTTACATTTTAAGTCATGAGAATAACAATGCTAAAAATACTTGCACAGAACACTTTAtgtaaataatcattttttgcTAGCTAAAATTTGATTAAAGTTTAAAATCCTAATTCCCCCAAATATGATATTGGAAATTCTTACACAATTATTGTGAATATATCTCGAAATTATAAGCTATGGTTATAGGTTTGATTATAACAACCTTTTCTGAAGACAATAAAATGAGGCGGTGCTTGGTTTAATAAAACTATTATTCCTAAATTTTATTTGACAAATTACATATAATTAATCATTCTTACGAAATAGCTATTCCTAAATTTTACGAAATAAGATTAAAAGTGAAAaagtattttgtaaaataattccaTTCAATTTCATCTACTAAAGGAACTTAATAATTTTAATGCATACATTAAATGTTACCAACATATGAACTGAATTTATTAAGTCATTCTAATTCTATTTTGTTTTGTAGTTTGtacaaataataaaaattaagttttagcTCGTTAATATTCTTTGGGACATAATTCTGTATCTGGATACTACAAGTACAACCTATAATAATTGTGAATTGCTACAAGGCACAATTCGGTATcagattttataattatattttaaattgaaatATGTGGAAGTGATGCCAACTTACACCATTCAAGTCAAGTGTTGGTTGGGTACCACTGATCCTTACCATTACTCATAATAACTAAAAAGAAGTAAAGAAAGATAATATATTCAAGACACGACAAAGGAGTCGGTAAACAGAAGATAAGTTGAAATGACGAGGTAAACACCAGGCAAAAGAGCACCGCAAAAAACATACATTACATCATAAAAAGACACCGAGTAAAAGTAAAATACTCTTCAATATATATATCCATTACTCACCACCATCCTATTCTTCGTCATCGTCAAATTCTTCCTCTTCTTCGTCGTTTCCGCTTGTTTCTTCTTCTTGGTCCAATTCATCATCACCAGCAATAAACCCTCCAAGTGTTTCATCATCGTCGTCATCTCTGTCAATCTTCTTCAATCGAGACTTTTCACTGCCTTGAGTGTCCTTGTGAGGTGATTTGTCACGATCCTTCGATCTTGTAGAGTATTTTGGCCTATTATTAACTTTTCCCACATTGGAAACAACCATGTCATTATCATCTTCAGTCTCACCCGTCCAATCATCATCCTcattttcttccttctttttcctcttcttccccactctctttttctttttgttctcaaagtcatcatcatcatcgtcaccACTATCATTCCTGTCTTCCTCAATAAACCAGTCCCAGTTCTTCACATCACGGATCATGTGCTTGGGATAGAGGTCAAACTCATGCCCCATCACAACAAAACCAAACTCTGCACATTCCAAGAAGAATTTAAAATCATCACCACAAGGAACTTGTATGGAATTAACCATTAAAAAAGGAGCTTATCTAAAGCTTCGAGGAAAGACAAAGCTTATGCAAATACTTCAAAATTTCATTTCCTCAGTTTCTAATCAATTACCAACCGATGCTTTATAGCAGTCGAAACATAACTCGCATCCATACCACACATGCAAAATTTAACTCTTTCGTCATCATTTCATTGAAGaaagaaagggaaaaaaaaaagtcaaaagaACAACGATTTTAGATTATCCAGTATCAGAATTTCGATGATTGTTGATTTGGCATAGAAAACAAGTTTGAAAGCAGTTCACAAAATGTCACTAACACAAATTATACCACAAATCGTTcaaggtttgaatttttttttttggcttagcAATCACTATGGCTTTAAGCAATATAGTTTAGAGGCCAAACCTTTAACAGGATCAATGCCTGAAACATCAAAACTCTCAAATTTCGACCCGCTTCCCAAACTCTCCATCAATTCACTCTCACCCTCCAAAACCCTCttcttctctccatcttcaacccgAATTTTTCTCAGTTTGAACCAAATGGGTCCCTTCCCAGACACGCAGAACCAATCCCCTGCGGCCAACTCGCCCTTCTCCGACCTTCTGaaaaccctaacttcctcatctTCCTCGCTCCAAACCCAAACAGGGTTCCTCCCCAGCACCTCAAACCAAACCCTAGGCTCCGAACGGGTTGACTCCGGTTTAACTTCGAGAGCGACGTGACGACGAGAGACTGTTCGGTCGTCCGTACTGAACCCAAAACCTCTCCCAAACACGGTCTTGTGGTCATTCTCAAGGGCAACTTTGGTTCCATCTTGGCCTTCGATCTCCATGGAAGTGGAAGAATTTACCcccaaaagaaaaataattatgatttattactttattttatttttttacaacAACAGAACAATATGGATAGCACGTGATGAGCACGTGTGGATAAATGGGAGATTTTCAgaggaagagaagaaaacaaacgACAAAACGCCAACCTTTTATCGCTTCTCGTGACAGAGCATTGGTGGTCGTAATTGCTTCAACATTCAATTTTGCATTCCATTCATGTCCTTTCGCGCTCACTCtccaaatcaatttttttttaatatattaaaaaaaaagggtGTTAttgtatacaaaaaaaaaaaaagtgttattaTCATCCATAATTTCTAAATGCGACTCACAACAATGACAAGGTAACAGAATCAGAGGATAGCTAAGTAAATTTTTTATTGTATTCTACTCTTTTTAATTCTTACATGATACACGAATATTAttcaatttttatattttaatattttttaaattattagtaTAATCCATATATCATTTAATGATTTAAGATAAtacaaaaaattattatatagaGTGTATTTAGCATTTCTCATAAAATTTatatttcatcaaaaaaaaattaattgtgcAACTCTGAGACGCTAGAGCATTTACAACAGCCGTGTCACTTTTTAAGATTGCCAAAACTTTTTAAATCTTAATATTTTAGTATTCTCTTTTATTTCGTTGCTAATTTTTGACAATATCTGTGTGTCAATACAAATGACCAGATTCAGACTATTTATAAACCTGGTCACAAGAATATCTTCCCccaatttagggaagttacaatcatgcATTCTCAACAACTTTTCCGTGTGGTTAATACGTCATCAAGCTTAAACATTCCTTCAATGCGCCTTCGAGATGACTCGTAGCCTCGAGATCATCTTTCCAGTTGTCACCTCATCTTCACTCACAAAGTCTGTCGAGCTCATCCTTCTGAAAAGGTTAATGCCCatgagcctgcaactcatgcttgAACATTGATGACGTGACTATGACATTTCATGATAATTGCCCGCAAATATAATGTAGAAATTCATTTATTTTGGACCTATACTTTTAGTAGCTTACATTTCGAGATTGTTTACTTAATCTCTAAATTTGAATGTAACACAATTTATTATGGGGACCCACAAATAACTATGACACCTCCTCTAGCATCAGCACTAAAGATGCTCTTAGGTGGACGAGCAACCTCATTCATCAAATGTATGAATAGgcaactttattttatttttataaaatattatatttgtgttatataaatTAGCGTAAGGAAACATTATCCTAATTATAAATTTGTAGCAATACTAATAGAAAATGATCGgccagtttttttttatatatatattaaaaaaattataaataatgacCTTAATAACATATTTTCTTTCAACTCAAACATACAT
This genomic interval from Humulus lupulus chromosome 8, drHumLupu1.1, whole genome shotgun sequence contains the following:
- the LOC133794479 gene encoding glyoxylate/succinic semialdehyde reductase 2, chloroplastic-like, with protein sequence MRALAKPLTLKNQTWLSSMSIFVKTSYCQQVSSTAMAAMCSSFCPRLPIRFSGRPIYSFPAKPHFYVSLKAFSSQASDASSLDKLPANVGFLGIGIMGSPMAQNLIKSGCDVTVWNRTKSKCDPLISLGAKYKSTPEEVAASCDVTFAMLSDPESAVDVACGKHGAVSGMSSGKGYVDVSTVDGETSKLIGQQIKATGALFLEAPVSGSKKPAEDGQLIFLTAGDESLYETVAPFLDIMGKSRFYLGDIGNGAAMKLVVNMIMGSMMASFSEGLLLSEKVGLDPSVLVEVISQGAISAPMYSMKGPSMIQSLYPTAFPLKHQQKDMRLALGLAESVSQSTPIAAAANEMYKVAKSHGLSDQDFSAVIEALKGKLQQ
- the LOC133794483 gene encoding uncharacterized protein LOC133794483 isoform X3; its protein translation is MSSMGSELDQCEDGARTVELSTGSNFSASGKLFVGGVSLRTSEDAVIIPNKHSRKPRGFGFVTFANPADADKVLEQEDHVINDRKVDVKRALPAGNNQIFVGGLPQLLTSDELGGYFSEYGVVDSRIIPDHKSGRSRCFGFVTFENEDAVQQILSKGKMQEIGGKKVEVKRVEPKMGGNKYSNNDFAGGQYQYSSEMPQQVYTYDAYSNFRNYAGISGYGGYLFGIGYGTYLPYPPMMHDCVGLGGAYYGVYCSCGGTSAYGCCNISGNACGNPRSSY
- the LOC133794483 gene encoding heterogeneous nuclear ribonucleoprotein 1 isoform X2 — its product is MSSMGSELDQCEDGARTVELSTGSNFSASGKLFVGGVSLRTSEAQFTEYFRRFGIITDAVIIPNKHSRKPRGFGFVTFANPADADKVLEQEDHVINDRKVDVKRALPAGNNQIFVGGLPQLLTSDELGGYFSEYGVVDSRIIPDHKSGRSRCFGFVTFENEDAVQQILSKGKMQEIGGKKVEVKRVEPKMGGNKYSNNDFAGGQYQYSSEMPQQVYTYDAYSNFRNYAGISGYGGYLFGIGYGTYLPYPPMMHDCVGLGGAYYGVYCSCGGTSAYGCCNISGNACGNPRSSY
- the LOC133794483 gene encoding transcription elongation factor SPT6 isoform X1 yields the protein MEIEGQDGTKVALENDHKTVFGRGFGFSTDDRTVSRRHVALEVKPESTRSEPRVWFEVLGRNPVWVWSEEDEEVRVFRRSEKGELAAGDWFCVSGKGPIWFKLRKIRVEDGEKKRVLEGESELMESLGSGSKFESFDVSGIDPVKEFGFVVMGHEFDLYPKHMIRDVKNWDWFIEEDRNDSGDDDDDDFENKKKKRVGKKRKKKEENEDDDWTGETEDDNDMVVSNVGKVNNRPKYSTRSKDRDKSPHKDTQGSEKSRLKKIDRDDDDDETLGGFIAGDDELDQEEETSGNDEEEEEFDDDEE